The proteins below are encoded in one region of Peptoniphilus sp. GNH:
- the pfkA gene encoding 6-phosphofructokinase translates to MKRIGILTSGGDAPGMNAAIRSIIRCCIYKKLEVYGIKNGFEGLIKADIEEMDISSVADIIHRGGTILGTSRSDEFRTAEGLKKALAVIEIFKLDYIIILGGEGTFKGALSLAEKGVKVLTIPCTIDNDLGYTDYTIGFFTALTTVIDAIGKIRDTSEAHGRANVVEVMGRHCGDIALYAGLAGGAENIIIPEVDCPLEGIAEKIIKGKNRGKRHHIIVLAEGTSGPYELAKNLQEMTGVETRVTVLGYLQRGGEPNVVDRILATSMGKKAVDLVLEEKSSRALGIINNEIRDLDLKEAINAENKFNFELYEILKMVSI, encoded by the coding sequence ATGAAGAGAATAGGTATATTGACAAGCGGGGGAGATGCCCCGGGCATGAATGCAGCCATAAGAAGTATAATAAGATGCTGCATATATAAAAAATTAGAAGTATATGGAATAAAAAATGGGTTTGAGGGACTTATAAAGGCAGATATAGAGGAGATGGACATATCTTCTGTTGCTGATATAATCCACAGAGGCGGCACCATCTTGGGGACTTCTCGTTCGGATGAATTTAGGACGGCTGAAGGTTTGAAGAAGGCTCTTGCCGTAATAGAAATTTTCAAACTAGATTATATTATAATTTTAGGAGGAGAAGGCACCTTCAAGGGAGCTCTTTCTCTTGCAGAAAAAGGGGTCAAGGTCTTGACCATACCTTGCACCATAGACAATGACCTCGGCTATACGGACTACACAATAGGATTTTTCACAGCACTTACAACAGTAATAGATGCCATAGGCAAGATTAGAGACACTTCAGAGGCTCATGGAAGAGCGAATGTGGTAGAAGTAATGGGTAGACATTGCGGAGATATAGCTCTTTATGCAGGGCTTGCAGGAGGGGCTGAGAATATAATCATACCCGAAGTGGACTGCCCTCTAGAAGGCATAGCTGAAAAAATCATAAAGGGTAAAAACAGGGGCAAAAGGCACCATATAATAGTCTTGGCAGAAGGGACAAGTGGCCCCTATGAGCTTGCAAAAAATTTGCAGGAGATGACAGGAGTAGAAACGAGAGTAACTGTTTTGGGTTATCTTCAAAGAGGAGGAGAACCCAATGTTGTAGATAGAATTTTGGCTACATCCATGGGTAAAAAAGCTGTGGACTTGGTCTTGGAAGAAAAGTCGTCCAGGGCCTTGGGAATAATAAATAATGAAATTAGAGATTTAGACTTGAAAGAAGCAATAAATGCAGAAAACAAGTTCAATTTTGAACTTTATGAAATTTTAAAGATGGTATCTATATGA
- the pyk gene encoding pyruvate kinase: MRKTKIVCTIGPSSEKEEVLRQLMLEGMSVARLNFSHGSIAEHKVKVDRIKKLREELDLPISIMFDTKGPEIRLGKLKDDMEPYLNVSDQYILTTDDIEGDEKMASISYSHLPEDIKIGDRILIDDGLVELKVTSVEGNKIFTRVANGGFIKSNKGVNVPDVKLRLPSLTEKDIKDLKFGVQEDIEFIAASFIRSKDDVLKIRSVLEEEGNFDIKIISKIESKEGLDNIDEIIEVSDGIMVARGDLGVEIPTEEVPLAQKRIIKKCNLLGKPVITATQMLDSMIRNPRPTRAEANDVANAVLDGTDAIMLSGETASGAYPLEAVRTMAKIAKKTEESIDYKELLRNKISSQENTVTNSIGKSTCTIASDISAKAIITATTSGTTSRAISKFRPENPIVAVTTDKKVRRQLELSWGIVSLIAPSANSTDEVIDMAVEVSKQNDLVKNGDLVVITAGVPVGFSGSTNLIKVQKIGELVIRGTGIGEKTYAGRCLVLKDQDDYKDFIEGDIIVTVSSDKETVSYLEKAGGLITEESGFTSHGAIVGVELGLPTIVGAKDITKALKTGERIIINAKDGTIQKCED; the protein is encoded by the coding sequence ATGAGAAAGACAAAAATAGTATGTACAATCGGACCGTCAAGTGAAAAAGAAGAAGTTTTAAGACAACTTATGTTAGAAGGGATGAGCGTGGCGAGATTAAACTTTTCGCATGGCTCAATAGCAGAGCATAAGGTCAAGGTGGACAGGATAAAAAAACTTAGAGAAGAGTTGGATCTTCCCATATCCATAATGTTTGACACAAAGGGTCCAGAAATAAGACTTGGAAAATTAAAAGATGATATGGAACCCTATCTAAATGTTTCAGATCAATATATTCTGACAACAGATGACATAGAAGGGGATGAAAAAATGGCCTCTATATCATATTCACATCTGCCAGAAGATATAAAAATTGGAGACAGAATCCTAATAGACGATGGACTTGTGGAATTAAAAGTCACAAGCGTTGAAGGAAATAAAATTTTCACGAGGGTTGCAAATGGGGGATTTATAAAATCCAACAAGGGTGTCAACGTGCCTGATGTAAAACTAAGGCTGCCATCTCTTACTGAGAAGGATATAAAAGATTTAAAATTCGGAGTTCAAGAGGACATAGAATTCATAGCGGCATCTTTTATAAGAAGCAAGGACGATGTATTAAAGATAAGATCAGTGCTTGAAGAAGAAGGAAACTTCGACATAAAAATAATATCTAAGATTGAGAGCAAGGAAGGGCTTGATAATATAGATGAGATAATAGAAGTTTCAGACGGCATAATGGTAGCCAGAGGAGATCTCGGAGTAGAAATCCCGACAGAAGAAGTGCCACTTGCTCAAAAGAGGATTATAAAAAAATGTAATCTGCTCGGCAAACCTGTAATCACAGCGACTCAAATGCTAGATTCCATGATTCGCAATCCACGACCTACAAGAGCAGAGGCAAATGACGTGGCAAATGCCGTCCTTGATGGCACAGATGCTATAATGCTTTCTGGCGAAACAGCTTCTGGAGCCTATCCACTTGAGGCTGTGAGAACTATGGCAAAGATTGCCAAAAAAACAGAAGAATCAATTGACTATAAGGAGCTTTTAAGAAATAAAATTTCCAGCCAAGAAAACACCGTCACAAACTCCATTGGAAAATCAACTTGTACAATAGCATCGGATATCTCTGCCAAGGCAATCATAACAGCGACAACAAGCGGCACAACTTCAAGAGCCATATCCAAATTCAGACCAGAAAATCCGATTGTAGCTGTCACAACTGATAAGAAAGTCAGAAGACAATTGGAACTTTCTTGGGGTATAGTAAGTCTTATAGCACCAAGTGCAAACTCAACAGATGAGGTAATAGATATGGCGGTGGAAGTCTCTAAGCAAAATGATTTAGTTAAAAATGGAGACCTTGTAGTAATCACAGCTGGTGTTCCGGTAGGATTTTCAGGCTCTACAAATCTTATAAAGGTTCAAAAAATTGGAGAACTTGTTATAAGAGGAACGGGAATCGGAGAAAAAACTTATGCAGGAAGATGCCTTGTTTTAAAAGACCAAGATGACTACAAAGATTTTATCGAAGGAGACATAATAGTAACTGTATCTTCTGATAAGGAAACAGTTTCTTATCTGGAAAAGGCCGGGGGTCTTATAACAGAAGAATCAGGCTTTACATCTCATGGAGCAATTGTAGGAGTTGAGCTAGGACTTCCGACAATAGTTGGAGCCAAGGACATCACCAAGGCTTTAAAGACAGGAGAAAGAATTATCATAAATGCCAAAGATGGCACAATACAAAAATGTGAAGATTGA
- a CDS encoding CTP synthase produces the protein MSKFIFVTGGVVSGIGKGISAASIGRLLKDRGLSIFMQKFDPYLNIDPGTMNPYEHGEVFVTKDGAETDLDLGHYERFIDEELTKVGSITTGKIYSRVISKERRGDYNGSTVQVIPHVTDEIKNSVYRAAEESGADVIITEIGGTVGDIESLPFLEAIRQIHAENKREDVLFVHTVLIPQIPGSGELKTKPTQHSYKELMSNGIKPDIIVIRSDGKLTQSARDKISLFCDVPRDAIIESETVDLIYEVPLVFHKQGLDNYIIDALALDAKEPKNHSWKDMCDKFKSAKEEVNIALVGKYIQLHDAYLSVSQALFDAGYASGKLVNIKWINSEDITRENVGEFLKGMDGVIVPGGFGQRGTEGMIETSKYARENDLPYFGICYGMQIAAIDIARNLLGYNSANSTEIDPQTPFPIIDLLENQEGVENLGGTLRLGNYPCKLSEESLAKKLYGEDKILERHRHRYEFNNKFRGEFRKAGLVFSGINEDLDLVEIIELPKNKFYLACQFHPEFKSRPNKIHPLFGGFIKACSNK, from the coding sequence ATGTCAAAATTTATTTTTGTAACAGGAGGCGTCGTATCAGGAATCGGAAAAGGCATAAGTGCAGCCAGTATTGGTCGTCTTTTAAAGGACAGAGGCTTGAGCATCTTTATGCAAAAATTCGATCCCTACTTAAATATAGACCCTGGTACCATGAATCCTTACGAGCATGGAGAAGTTTTTGTGACTAAAGACGGAGCAGAAACCGATCTGGACTTGGGACACTATGAAAGATTTATAGACGAAGAGCTCACCAAGGTCGGCTCTATAACAACTGGAAAAATTTATTCCAGAGTCATTTCCAAGGAAAGAAGGGGCGACTACAATGGGTCTACTGTTCAGGTCATCCCCCATGTTACAGATGAGATAAAAAATTCCGTATATAGGGCTGCTGAAGAGTCTGGCGCAGATGTCATCATAACAGAAATTGGTGGAACAGTCGGAGACATAGAGTCTCTTCCATTTTTAGAAGCCATAAGACAAATTCACGCAGAAAACAAACGTGAAGATGTCCTTTTTGTTCACACAGTCCTAATACCACAAATTCCTGGATCGGGTGAACTCAAAACCAAGCCGACTCAACACTCCTACAAGGAGCTTATGAGCAATGGTATAAAGCCGGATATAATTGTGATAAGAAGCGATGGCAAGCTAACTCAATCGGCAAGAGATAAGATTTCCCTCTTCTGTGATGTGCCAAGAGATGCCATAATAGAATCGGAAACTGTCGATTTGATTTATGAAGTTCCTCTAGTTTTTCATAAACAAGGACTTGATAATTATATAATTGATGCCCTAGCTTTGGATGCCAAAGAGCCCAAAAATCACTCTTGGAAAGATATGTGCGACAAATTTAAGAGTGCCAAGGAAGAAGTCAACATAGCTCTTGTGGGAAAATATATCCAACTTCACGATGCCTATCTTTCTGTCTCCCAAGCACTATTTGATGCAGGCTATGCATCTGGCAAGCTCGTCAATATAAAATGGATAAATTCTGAAGATATAACAAGAGAAAATGTGGGCGAATTTTTAAAGGGCATGGACGGTGTGATTGTGCCTGGCGGATTTGGTCAAAGGGGCACAGAAGGCATGATTGAAACTTCAAAGTATGCTAGAGAAAATGATCTCCCCTATTTTGGGATTTGCTACGGAATGCAAATTGCAGCCATAGATATAGCTAGAAATTTGCTCGGCTACAATTCTGCCAACTCCACAGAGATAGATCCACAAACTCCCTTCCCTATAATTGACCTTTTGGAAAATCAAGAAGGGGTCGAAAATTTAGGCGGCACTCTAAGACTTGGCAATTATCCTTGCAAATTATCAGAAGAAAGTCTTGCAAAGAAACTCTATGGCGAAGACAAGATTTTAGAACGTCATAGACACAGATACGAATTTAACAACAAGTTCAGGGGTGAATTCAGAAAGGCCGGCCTTGTATTTTCTGGAATCAATGAAGATTTGGATTTGGTAGAGATAATAGAACTTCCGAAAAATAAATTTTACCTCGCTTGTCAATTCCATCCAGAGTTTAAGTCTAGACCCAATAAGATTCATCCGCTCTTTGGCGGATTTATAAAAGCCTGCTCTAATAAATAA
- a CDS encoding glutamine synthetase III, translating to MREEIDFAKMCFNKKKMKEYLPQPIYQSWKKALRLQEDLDRNTADAIAHAMKEWAISMGASHYSHLFYPLNGLSARKLESFLDRSKDNEPIYHFSGAELIKSEPDASSFPSGGMRSTFEARGYAYWDLSANSFIENGVLYIPSIFVSYTGESLDKRAPLLRATEALSKAGTRLLNILDRKNKTYRMKSKLGLEQEFFLIDKDIYKKRIDLQSCGRTLVGSSAVKGQTLEDHYFGRTPKRVEDFYKDVNKKLWELGIYAKTEHNEVAPCQFELAVLYENTNVAIDDNQLVMSILTSTALEHNLVCLLHEKPFAGVNGSGKHNNYSITNNYGLNCFNPGKKPEENLVFLLFTAAMIELVDRAGAILRVVSSGPSNDYRLGGNEAPPSIMSIFLGQDIQEIFEAISLGKRDFKSYDSSIRVSSLGDIPKDRSDRNRTSPMAFTGNKFEFRMLGSSRNASDVNVVLNTFMADILDRIANLLKDVSSKNLKDKSYEIIEDILKAHGKVMYTGDNYSKSWKALAEKRGLRSFDNLFQALAFLKNDENLKVFEDYKIFSRKELKAIYDVYLEEIVNYHTIEARACINLIDKDILPSALREISDLKNSGLRFLEDRKAHLEGLLEALMNLRNELSANLSKYKDIACLEEKAKACQIGLADKLLDVRKVADEMEDLISKNNYSLVGYDEIFNSLI from the coding sequence ATGCGAGAAGAAATTGATTTTGCAAAAATGTGCTTTAACAAGAAAAAGATGAAGGAATACCTTCCTCAACCCATCTACCAAAGTTGGAAAAAAGCCCTCAGATTGCAAGAGGATTTAGATAGAAATACTGCAGATGCTATTGCCCATGCCATGAAGGAGTGGGCCATTTCCATGGGAGCAAGCCACTATTCTCATCTCTTTTATCCCTTAAACGGACTTTCAGCTAGAAAGTTGGAATCTTTTTTAGATAGATCCAAGGACAATGAACCAATCTACCATTTTTCTGGAGCCGAACTCATTAAGAGTGAACCGGATGCATCGTCCTTTCCGTCTGGTGGTATGAGATCGACTTTTGAAGCAAGAGGATATGCCTACTGGGATTTGTCGGCCAATTCTTTTATCGAAAATGGGGTCTTGTATATACCATCCATCTTCGTATCCTACACTGGGGAAAGTTTGGACAAGAGAGCGCCTCTTTTGAGGGCCACTGAGGCTTTGTCCAAGGCTGGCACAAGGCTTTTAAATATTTTAGATAGAAAAAATAAAACTTACAGAATGAAAAGTAAGCTTGGGCTGGAGCAAGAATTTTTCTTAATAGATAAAGATATTTATAAAAAACGTATAGATCTTCAATCTTGTGGCAGAACACTTGTAGGTTCTTCGGCTGTCAAGGGTCAAACTCTGGAAGACCACTACTTTGGAAGAACTCCAAAAAGAGTTGAGGATTTTTACAAGGATGTAAACAAAAAACTTTGGGAGCTTGGCATCTATGCTAAAACGGAGCATAATGAAGTCGCTCCTTGCCAATTTGAATTGGCTGTGCTTTATGAAAACACCAATGTTGCAATAGACGACAATCAGCTTGTCATGTCCATCTTAACCTCTACAGCCTTAGAGCACAATCTAGTATGCCTGCTCCATGAAAAACCTTTTGCCGGGGTAAATGGCTCCGGAAAACACAATAATTATTCCATAACTAATAACTATGGCCTAAATTGTTTCAACCCTGGCAAGAAGCCCGAAGAAAATTTGGTGTTTTTGTTGTTTACAGCTGCCATGATCGAACTTGTCGATAGGGCAGGTGCTATTTTAAGAGTTGTAAGCTCAGGGCCTTCTAATGATTATAGGCTGGGCGGCAATGAGGCCCCTCCTTCAATCATGTCCATCTTTTTAGGTCAAGATATTCAAGAAATTTTCGAGGCCATCTCTTTGGGAAAGAGGGACTTTAAATCTTATGACTCTTCTATAAGAGTAAGCTCCCTTGGAGATATCCCCAAGGACAGATCGGATAGGAATAGGACTTCCCCTATGGCATTTACTGGAAACAAGTTTGAGTTTAGGATGCTCGGTTCTTCTAGAAATGCTTCCGATGTGAATGTCGTTTTAAATACTTTTATGGCAGATATTTTGGACCGCATTGCAAATTTATTGAAAGATGTATCTTCTAAAAATCTCAAGGACAAGTCCTATGAAATTATAGAAGACATTTTAAAAGCTCATGGCAAGGTCATGTATACTGGAGATAACTACTCGAAATCTTGGAAGGCTCTTGCTGAAAAAAGGGGTCTAAGGTCTTTTGATAATCTCTTCCAAGCCTTGGCATTTTTGAAAAATGATGAGAATCTCAAAGTTTTTGAAGACTATAAAATTTTTAGTAGAAAAGAATTAAAAGCAATTTACGATGTCTACTTGGAAGAAATCGTAAATTATCATACAATTGAAGCAAGGGCTTGTATAAATTTAATAGACAAGGACATCCTTCCATCTGCTCTAAGAGAAATTTCCGACTTGAAAAATTCTGGTCTGAGATTTTTGGAAGACAGAAAGGCTCACTTGGAAGGACTGCTTGAAGCTCTTATGAATCTTAGAAATGAGCTTAGCGCAAATTTAAGCAAGTATAAAGATATAGCTTGCTTGGAAGAAAAAGCCAAGGCTTGTCAAATTGGTCTTGCTGATAAGCTTTTAGATGTTAGAAAAGTCGCCGATGAAATGGAAGATTTGATTTCTAAAAACAATTATTCCTTAGTTGGCTATGATGAAATTTTTAATTCACTTATATAG
- a CDS encoding PTS sugar transporter subunit IIC: protein MNMYKRIQGYITNVLNGMAYGLFSSLLIGLIIKQIGALTGIELLSKFGSVAQNLMGPAIGVGVAYVLKAPSLIVMASSITGAIGAGTFIFENGQVMAKIGEPVGAFIAALLGVEVAKRFAGKTKVDIVLLPLITIIVGGLVGTFISPALSAMMKGLGELINRATELRPVPMGIIISVLMGIILTLPISSAAIAISLNLSGLAAGAATVGCCANMIGFAVISYKANGLGGFIAQGIGTSMLQMPNIIKKPIIWLPAIISSAILGPVSSSILKMTSSAKGAGMGTSGLVGQFAMIEVMGNNINTIMQIALMHFILPGIISYLVYKILIAKRLIKDEDLLLEKIK, encoded by the coding sequence ATGAATATGTATAAAAGAATCCAAGGCTATATCACAAATGTCTTAAATGGCATGGCCTATGGGCTATTCTCATCGCTTCTTATCGGTTTAATAATAAAACAAATAGGAGCTCTTACGGGAATTGAACTTTTGTCGAAATTTGGAAGTGTGGCACAAAATTTAATGGGACCTGCCATAGGAGTAGGAGTAGCTTATGTTTTAAAAGCTCCATCTCTTATAGTTATGGCATCATCTATCACAGGAGCAATAGGCGCTGGGACTTTTATTTTTGAAAATGGGCAAGTGATGGCGAAAATAGGAGAGCCTGTTGGCGCTTTTATAGCCGCTTTGTTGGGAGTTGAAGTGGCAAAAAGATTTGCCGGCAAGACTAAGGTAGATATTGTGCTTCTCCCCCTAATCACAATTATAGTAGGTGGGCTTGTGGGCACCTTTATATCACCAGCCCTGTCGGCTATGATGAAAGGCTTGGGAGAGCTAATAAATAGGGCCACCGAGCTAAGACCTGTTCCCATGGGAATAATCATTTCTGTGCTTATGGGAATAATATTGACCCTACCCATATCCTCAGCTGCGATAGCCATATCCTTAAACCTATCGGGTCTTGCCGCCGGAGCCGCAACAGTTGGATGCTGTGCCAACATGATAGGCTTTGCTGTCATATCTTATAAGGCGAACGGACTTGGAGGCTTTATTGCTCAAGGCATAGGCACATCAATGCTACAAATGCCAAATATAATAAAAAAGCCCATAATTTGGTTGCCAGCTATTATTTCTTCAGCCATCCTAGGGCCAGTATCCTCAAGCATTTTGAAGATGACATCCTCTGCCAAGGGAGCGGGCATGGGTACAAGTGGACTTGTGGGTCAATTTGCCATGATTGAAGTCATGGGCAACAATATAAATACCATAATGCAAATAGCCCTTATGCATTTTATTTTGCCGGGAATCATATCCTATTTGGTCTATAAGATTCTAATAGCCAAGAGACTTATAAAGGACGAGGACCTTTTACTAGAAAAGATTAAATAA